From one Sus scrofa isolate TJ Tabasco breed Duroc chromosome 9, Sscrofa11.1, whole genome shotgun sequence genomic stretch:
- the LOC100516283 gene encoding olfactory receptor 8B3-like, which yields MAPGNGSFMTQFILVGLTDQPDLQLPLFFLFLIMYIITMMGNLGMMTLIGLNSHLHTPMYFFLFNLSFIDLCYSSVFTPKMLINIISKKNIISYMGCMTQLYFFSFFGISECYVLTSMAYDRYVAICNPLLYNIAVSPKVCSSLVLGSYLMAFFDATTLIGCMLRLTFCDANTVNHYLCDIHPLLQLSCTSTYLIEMEVFIVGGLNIIIPSLTIFISYGLILTTILRISTMEGRSKAFSTCSSHVIAVSLFFGSSAFMYLRPSSVSMDEGKISSVFYTNVVPMMNPLIYSLRNKDVKLALRKTLRRGEF from the coding sequence ATGGCTCCTGGAAATGGCTCTTTTATGACTCAGTTCATATTGGTGGGATTAACAGACCAACCAGATCTCCAACTCCCCCTGTTCTTCCTATTTCTAATAATGTATATAATCACAATGATGGGAAATTTGGGCATGATGACTTTAATTGGGCTCAATTCCCACCTGCACACccctatgtactttttcctctttaACTTGTCATTTATTGATCTTTGTTATTCTTCTGTGTTTACACCCAAAATGCTGATCAACATAATATCAAAGAAGAATATTATCTCCTATATGGGATGCATGACTCAGctttactttttcagtttttttggcatttctgaaTGCTATGTGCTGAcatccatggcctatgaccgctatgtagcCATCTGTAACCCACTATTGTATAACATTGCTGTGTCCCCTAAAGTGTGTTCCAGTCTTGTGCTTGGTTCATACCTAATGGCATTTTTTGATGCCACTACCCTTATTGGATGCATGCTGAGACTGACCTTTTGTGATGCAAATACTGTCAACCATTATTTGTGTGACATCCACCCTCTGCTGCAGCTCTCCTGCACAAGTACCTACCTCATTGAGATGGAAGTTTTCATTGTGGGAGGCCTAAATATTATCATACCCAGTCTCACCATCTTTATCTCTTATGGTCTCATCCTCACCACCATCCTCCGCATTAGCACCATGGAGGGAAGATCTAAAGCCTTCAGCACCTGCAGTTCCCACGTAATTgctgtttctttgttctttggaTCAAGTGCTTTTATGTATCTCCGACCATCTTCGGTATCCATGGATGAAGGGAAAATCTCTTCTGTCTTTTACACCAATGTAGTTCCCATGATGAACCCCTTAATTTACAGCTTGAGGAATAAAGATGTTAAACTTGCTCTGAGAAAAACCCTGAGGAGGGGAGAGTTTTGA